One Lactobacillus crispatus DNA segment encodes these proteins:
- a CDS encoding type II toxin-antitoxin system RelB/DinJ family antitoxin, translated as MSETANFNMKLPKSMKEEAQATFKSMGMDMATATRLFYTAVIQQQKLPFTPQADDGALQVIKEMHDEESNGRVYSSAEDFAKNWLKDLN; from the coding sequence ATGAGCGAAACAGCAAATTTTAATATGAAGCTCCCTAAGAGCATGAAAGAGGAGGCACAAGCTACCTTCAAATCAATGGGAATGGATATGGCAACAGCTACCAGACTTTTCTATACTGCTGTAATTCAACAACAAAAGTTGCCATTTACTCCCCAAGCTGATGATGGTGCATTACAAGTCATTAAAGAGATGCACGATGAAGAAAGTAATGGCAGAGTTTATTCTTCGGCAGAAGATTTCGCTAAAAATTGGTTAAAGGATTTGAATTAA
- a CDS encoding type II toxin-antitoxin system HicB family antitoxin, whose product MKNKVLYPVIAKEYNDDGHYFVVTSPNVQGMIVEGDTLEEAIEEASFDIADWFEVKGKIEKVADPSKWHLEKDEKLVYVPVNLTNFYKKYGKTVRKNISVPEYLANWAKENKINVSRVASDALKALQEQRA is encoded by the coding sequence ATGAAAAATAAAGTTTTATATCCTGTAATTGCCAAAGAATATAATGACGATGGTCATTATTTTGTTGTAACTTCACCTAATGTTCAGGGAATGATTGTTGAAGGCGATACACTAGAAGAAGCTATTGAAGAGGCATCATTTGATATTGCGGATTGGTTTGAAGTCAAGGGCAAAATTGAAAAGGTGGCTGATCCTTCAAAATGGCATCTTGAAAAAGATGAAAAATTAGTATATGTTCCCGTAAATTTGACTAATTTTTATAAGAAGTATGGAAAAACAGTTCGCAAGAATATTAGTGTGCCTGAGTATTTGGCAAACTGGGCCAAAGAAAATAAAATTAATGTTTCTAGAGTTGCTTCGGATGCATTGAAAGCATTGCAAGAACAAAGAGCATAA
- a CDS encoding type II toxin-antitoxin system HicA family toxin: protein MPWKPARMLRFLKKHGFVEISRYTRKGTSHIKLINHQNGRYTEVPMHKGKELKKGIQEGILKQAGLVEEARSE, encoded by the coding sequence ATGCCATGGAAACCAGCTAGAATGTTGAGGTTTCTAAAGAAGCACGGTTTTGTTGAAATAAGTAGGTATACCCGTAAAGGAACAAGTCATATCAAATTAATTAATCATCAGAATGGTAGATATACTGAGGTTCCTATGCATAAAGGAAAAGAATTAAAAAAAGGAATACAAGAGGGAATTTTAAAACAAGCCGGCTTAGTCGAAGAGGCACGTTCAGAATAA